One part of the Acinetobacter sp. XS-4 genome encodes these proteins:
- the putA gene encoding trifunctional transcriptional regulator/proline dehydrogenase/L-glutamate gamma-semialdehyde dehydrogenase, whose translation MNTMDTFHQMDKSHQGYITEFNDKSEFEQRINTAWRRAEPEAVEELLQAAAVSDDLDHKIYDLAFNLANNLRERKTSSGKAGIVQGLLQEFSLSSQEGVALMCLAEALLRIPDSATRDLLIRDKINQGNWKEHVGQSSLMFVNAAAWGLMLTGKLMETPKQTSLSSVLTGLLARSGRGIIRKAVDVAMRMMGEQFVTGETIEEAVDHAKVLEDKGFRYSYDMLGEAALTEHDAERYFNDYNQAIHAIGKASNGKGVYDGPGISIKLSALHPRYQRAQIERVHQELYGKVFELARLAKHYNIGLNIDAEESERLEISLELLERLCFEPELADWKGIGFVIQAYQKRCFFVVDYIIDLAKRSQKRLMIRLVKGAYWDSEIKKAQIEGMDDYPVFTRKVHTDLSYIACAKKLLAAPEFIYPQFATHNAQTLATIYQLADPSKYYAGQYEFQCLHGMGEPLYEQVVGSREQNKLGVPCRIYAPVGNHETLLAYLVRRLLENGANTSFVNRIADKTLKVEDLIQSPIYDIRKAAKLEGSVGLKHPSIPLPLDMYGSLRKNSKGYDLANDAPLEVLDSTAQQLRNRIWQSHPLLANNDSLEQGHSIAITNPAQNDEIVGHIQEADLKHVEIALNAAEQAQSEWSNTPKDQRAQYLKRAADLMEGRMQELMVLLSRESGKTYANAIAEVREAVDFLRYYATQVENLPANTTIQPLGTVLCISPWNFPLAIFSGQIAAALGSGNCVIAKPAEQTPLIAAQAVQILWEAGIPHGAVQLLPGRGETVGAQLSQDNRIDGIMFTGSTEVAKILQKTVAKRLSDNGQSIPLIAETGGQNAMIVDSSALTEQVVLDVVSSAFDSAGQRCSALRILCVQEDSATSVIKMLKGAMQQLIVGNPAILKTDIGPVIDNEAKQTIDQHIQKMKSKGYPVHQLMFGATSQNELDKGTFVVPTAIELPNLDDLQREVFGPVLHIITYKYGELEQLISRINAKGYGLTMGLHTRIDETIQTVIQHAEVGNLYINRNIVGAVVGVQPFGGEGLSGTGPKAGGPLYMYRLMQQCSNKVLATPFAMKNEQTAFEDFNREVYQSLQNWAKQHLPQANRDIEPFGVGKFYELQGPTGESNQYIILPRHRVLSIADTEQNQLHQLLAIFAVGSQAAVMPNSPLLAKYKQTLPKDVLAAITTVKNISSDDFDAVLHHGNREEIFSLQQEVATRSGAIVGITHVEPNENIPLERLVIERAISVNTAAAGGNASLMTMSD comes from the coding sequence ATGAACACAATGGATACTTTTCATCAAATGGATAAATCTCACCAAGGCTATATCACCGAATTCAACGATAAAAGTGAGTTTGAACAACGCATCAATACAGCTTGGCGACGTGCTGAACCAGAAGCTGTAGAAGAGCTATTACAAGCTGCTGCGGTATCTGATGATTTAGATCATAAAATTTATGACCTTGCTTTTAATCTTGCTAATAATTTACGTGAACGTAAGACCTCTTCAGGTAAAGCAGGTATTGTTCAAGGGTTATTACAAGAATTCTCTCTTTCTTCACAAGAAGGTGTGGCACTCATGTGTCTTGCTGAAGCTTTGCTTCGTATTCCAGACTCAGCAACACGTGATTTGCTTATTCGAGATAAGATTAATCAAGGTAACTGGAAAGAGCACGTTGGCCAAAGCAGCTTAATGTTTGTAAATGCTGCGGCATGGGGCCTCATGTTAACCGGTAAGCTTATGGAAACACCAAAGCAAACCAGTCTTTCAAGTGTACTTACTGGCCTTTTAGCACGTAGTGGACGTGGCATTATTCGTAAAGCTGTTGACGTTGCAATGCGTATGATGGGGGAACAGTTTGTAACTGGTGAAACCATTGAAGAAGCTGTCGACCATGCGAAAGTACTCGAAGACAAAGGTTTTCGCTATTCGTACGACATGTTGGGTGAAGCAGCTTTAACCGAGCATGATGCTGAACGTTACTTTAACGATTATAATCAAGCCATTCATGCAATTGGCAAAGCGTCTAACGGTAAAGGCGTTTATGATGGCCCTGGTATTTCAATTAAGCTTTCTGCTTTACATCCTCGCTATCAACGTGCGCAAATTGAACGTGTTCATCAAGAACTTTACGGCAAAGTATTTGAACTCGCTCGTTTAGCTAAACACTACAACATTGGTTTAAATATCGATGCAGAAGAGTCAGAGCGTTTAGAAATTTCCCTTGAGTTACTTGAGCGCCTTTGCTTCGAACCAGAACTTGCGGATTGGAAAGGTATTGGTTTCGTTATTCAGGCTTACCAAAAACGCTGTTTCTTCGTGGTTGATTATATTATTGATCTTGCGAAACGCAGCCAAAAACGTCTCATGATCCGCCTTGTGAAAGGTGCTTATTGGGATAGCGAAATTAAGAAAGCGCAAATCGAAGGTATGGATGACTACCCTGTCTTCACGCGTAAAGTACATACCGATTTATCTTATATCGCTTGTGCTAAAAAATTACTTGCTGCGCCAGAGTTCATCTATCCTCAATTTGCAACTCATAATGCTCAAACATTGGCAACGATCTATCAGTTAGCTGATCCGAGCAAATATTATGCAGGTCAATATGAATTCCAATGCTTACATGGCATGGGCGAACCGCTTTATGAACAAGTCGTTGGTTCACGTGAGCAAAATAAATTAGGTGTGCCATGCCGTATTTATGCTCCTGTTGGTAATCATGAAACGTTGTTAGCTTATTTAGTTCGTCGTTTACTTGAAAATGGTGCGAATACCTCATTCGTTAACCGTATTGCCGATAAAACACTTAAAGTTGAAGATCTGATTCAGTCTCCAATTTACGATATTCGCAAAGCAGCTAAACTCGAAGGTTCAGTTGGTTTAAAACATCCATCAATTCCACTACCTTTAGATATGTACGGATCACTCCGTAAAAACTCTAAAGGGTATGATTTAGCAAATGATGCTCCACTTGAAGTCCTAGATAGCACAGCTCAACAGCTCCGTAATCGTATCTGGCAAAGCCATCCATTATTGGCAAATAACGATTCATTAGAGCAAGGTCATTCTATTGCAATTACAAACCCAGCACAAAATGATGAAATTGTTGGGCATATACAAGAAGCTGATCTTAAGCATGTTGAAATTGCACTTAATGCAGCTGAGCAAGCTCAATCTGAATGGTCAAATACGCCTAAAGATCAGCGTGCTCAATACTTAAAACGCGCAGCAGACCTCATGGAAGGTCGTATGCAAGAGCTTATGGTTCTTCTAAGCCGTGAAAGTGGTAAAACTTATGCAAATGCGATTGCAGAAGTTCGCGAAGCTGTAGATTTCTTACGTTACTATGCAACTCAAGTTGAGAACCTTCCTGCAAATACGACAATTCAGCCTTTAGGTACTGTACTTTGTATTAGCCCATGGAACTTCCCTCTTGCCATTTTCTCTGGTCAAATTGCAGCAGCACTAGGCAGCGGTAACTGTGTTATTGCTAAACCTGCTGAACAAACACCTTTAATTGCAGCTCAAGCCGTTCAGATTTTATGGGAAGCTGGTATCCCACATGGTGCTGTACAGCTACTTCCTGGCCGCGGTGAAACAGTAGGTGCTCAGCTTAGCCAAGATAATCGTATCGATGGCATCATGTTTACTGGCTCGACTGAAGTTGCCAAAATTTTACAGAAAACTGTTGCGAAACGTTTATCTGATAATGGTCAATCTATTCCTCTCATTGCAGAGACTGGCGGTCAAAATGCAATGATTGTGGACTCATCAGCATTAACTGAACAAGTTGTACTTGATGTCGTAAGTTCTGCCTTTGATAGCGCGGGTCAGCGTTGTTCTGCTTTACGTATTTTATGTGTGCAGGAAGACAGTGCCACAAGCGTAATTAAAATGCTTAAAGGTGCAATGCAGCAGTTGATCGTAGGTAACCCTGCGATTTTAAAAACTGACATTGGTCCTGTGATTGATAACGAAGCGAAACAGACAATTGACCAACATATCCAGAAAATGAAGTCTAAAGGCTACCCTGTACATCAGTTGATGTTCGGTGCGACAAGCCAAAATGAATTAGATAAAGGAACATTTGTTGTACCAACAGCAATTGAATTACCTAATCTTGATGATTTGCAACGCGAAGTTTTTGGTCCAGTTTTACACATCATTACCTATAAGTATGGTGAACTCGAACAACTCATCTCACGTATTAATGCCAAAGGTTATGGTTTAACAATGGGTCTACATACCCGTATTGATGAAACCATCCAAACAGTTATTCAACATGCTGAAGTTGGTAACCTTTATATCAACCGTAATATTGTTGGTGCTGTTGTTGGTGTACAACCGTTCGGTGGTGAAGGCCTATCTGGTACAGGCCCGAAAGCTGGTGGTCCGCTTTACATGTATCGCTTAATGCAGCAGTGTTCAAACAAAGTATTAGCAACACCATTTGCTATGAAGAATGAACAAACTGCTTTTGAAGACTTTAACCGTGAGGTTTATCAGAGCTTACAAAATTGGGCGAAACAGCATTTACCACAAGCAAATCGTGATATTGAACCATTTGGTGTTGGTAAGTTTTATGAATTACAAGGCCCTACTGGGGAAAGTAACCAATATATTATTTTGCCGCGTCATCGAGTTCTTTCAATTGCAGACACTGAACAAAATCAATTACATCAATTGCTCGCAATTTTTGCAGTTGGTAGCCAAGCAGCAGTAATGCCAAATAGTCCATTATTGGCAAAATACAAACAAACCTTGCCAAAAGATGTGCTTGCTGCAATTACTACAGTCAAAAATATCAGTTCTGATGATTTTGATGCAGTTTTACATCATGGTAATCGTGAAGAAATCTTCTCATTACAGCAAGAAGTTGCTACGCGTTCTGGTGCAATTGTTGGTATTACACATGTTGAGCCGAATGAGAATATTCCACTTGAACGTTTAGTGATTGAACGTGCAATTAGTGTGAATACAGCTGCGGCTGGTGGTAACGCAAGTTTAATGACAATGTCTGATTAA
- the trmA gene encoding tRNA (uridine(54)-C5)-methyltransferase TrmA, with the protein MTSSYHQQLQTKIDRITAQFSEFTPPTLEVFESPEQHFRMRAEFRIWHTENDMFYAMFERNDDDKQKTVVRIDEFPIADQSINNLMPKLLEELKAEPKLSSRIFEADFLATLSGEMLVTLIYHRKLDQEWEQAAKVLADKLDIKIMGRSRGQKIIIGDDFVVEEFELLNRSFKYKQIESSFTQPNAQVCKKMLQWACDAAEGSKKHLLELYCGNGNFTLPLSLKFERVLATELAKSSVYAAQWNIEQNQIDNIQVARLSAEEFTQAYQGEREFRRLQEANIDIQSYDFDTVFVDPPRAGIDDETLKLLQGFERIIYISCNPDTLHENLKILGLTHRITKFALFDQFPYTHHVESGVLLEKI; encoded by the coding sequence ATGACCTCTTCTTATCATCAACAACTTCAAACTAAAATTGACCGCATTACTGCCCAATTTTCTGAATTTACTCCACCTACATTAGAAGTGTTTGAGTCACCTGAACAACATTTCCGTATGCGTGCTGAGTTTCGTATCTGGCATACAGAAAATGACATGTTCTATGCTATGTTTGAACGTAACGATGATGACAAGCAGAAAACTGTTGTACGCATTGATGAGTTTCCCATTGCAGACCAAAGCATTAATAATTTAATGCCGAAACTTTTGGAAGAACTTAAAGCGGAACCAAAGCTTTCTAGCCGTATATTTGAAGCTGATTTTCTTGCAACACTTAGCGGAGAAATGTTAGTTACATTAATCTATCACCGCAAACTAGATCAGGAATGGGAACAAGCGGCTAAAGTGCTTGCTGATAAGTTAGACATTAAAATTATGGGCCGCAGTCGTGGCCAGAAAATTATTATTGGCGATGACTTTGTTGTAGAAGAATTCGAACTTTTAAACCGTTCATTTAAATACAAACAAATTGAAAGTAGCTTTACTCAGCCAAATGCACAGGTTTGCAAAAAAATGCTGCAATGGGCATGTGATGCGGCAGAAGGATCAAAAAAACACTTATTAGAGCTATACTGTGGTAACGGCAACTTCACTCTTCCGCTTTCTCTAAAGTTTGAACGCGTTTTGGCAACAGAACTTGCCAAATCTTCCGTTTATGCTGCTCAATGGAATATCGAACAAAACCAGATTGATAACATTCAAGTAGCACGTCTTTCAGCTGAAGAATTCACTCAAGCTTATCAAGGCGAACGCGAATTCCGCCGCCTACAAGAAGCGAATATTGATATTCAGAGTTATGATTTTGATACCGTATTTGTCGATCCCCCACGTGCAGGAATTGATGATGAAACTTTGAAATTATTACAAGGCTTTGAGCGTATTATTTATATTTCATGCAACCCAGATACACTGCATGAGAACTTAAAAATATTAGGTTTAACTCACCGTATTACCAAGTTTGCATTGTTCGATCAATTCCCATACACCCATCATGTTGAGTCAGGTGTATTACTTGAGAAGATTTAA
- a CDS encoding MaoC family dehydratase yields the protein MLYLEDLKIGDRFISREYEITLDEIKKFANSYDPQTFHTDEEQAKHDPIFQGIAASGWHTSAITMRLWTECMPIHGGLIGSESSLRWPRPTRPGDRIHVEAEISAITPSKTKLDRGIVSYVTQALNQHGDVLLISTTKIVVFKKNV from the coding sequence ATGCTTTATTTAGAAGATTTGAAAATTGGTGATCGTTTCATTAGTCGTGAATATGAAATCACCTTAGATGAAATCAAAAAATTTGCAAATTCCTATGATCCTCAAACATTTCACACTGATGAAGAGCAAGCTAAGCATGATCCTATTTTTCAGGGGATTGCTGCCAGTGGTTGGCACACCTCAGCCATCACGATGCGTTTATGGACAGAATGCATGCCTATTCATGGGGGTCTAATTGGTTCCGAATCTAGTCTACGGTGGCCACGCCCCACCCGACCTGGTGATAGAATTCATGTTGAAGCTGAAATTTCAGCTATCACACCATCCAAAACAAAATTAGATCGTGGTATTGTTAGTTACGTTACACAAGCCTTAAATCAACATGGGGATGTTTTACTTATTTCAACAACAAAAATTGTTGTCTTTAAAAAAAATGTTTAA
- a CDS encoding AraC family transcriptional regulator, producing MKITSARQDQGIPGVYGLLLLDVVSRWGYNDETLFAPFHLTSEQLADPDYRISTPVANELVKHALNLTGETTLGYHLGTQMRISIHGFIGYAIMTAKDITEAIALAARFIQLRLPFLQLYFSTFGPKATLQLQCDIELEPLRTEIVLGLTIGIMSMAKAMTGIEDLAGDVDLDFPEPEGFDKYKNKLSSTIRFNQPHLISSFDKKYLGLKLVNADPIASQVAINQCEAELSALGERRRLAMRVRDILSNSEQHYLSIENVAEYLHMSDRTLKRQLAAEGTSFSTLVDEVRYRHATSLLSRTDYSLEQIADELGYSDVANFSRAFKRWSGRSPSNWRKDPYL from the coding sequence ATGAAAATTACCTCAGCTCGTCAAGATCAGGGTATTCCGGGTGTCTATGGCTTATTGCTATTAGATGTTGTTTCGCGTTGGGGATACAACGATGAAACATTATTTGCTCCATTTCATCTTACCAGTGAGCAACTGGCTGACCCTGACTATCGTATTTCTACACCAGTAGCAAATGAACTGGTAAAACACGCGCTTAATTTAACTGGCGAAACGACGTTGGGTTACCATCTTGGTACTCAAATGCGTATCTCAATTCATGGCTTCATTGGCTATGCAATTATGACAGCCAAAGATATTACTGAAGCGATTGCTCTTGCAGCCCGCTTTATTCAGCTACGCTTGCCCTTTTTACAATTATATTTCTCAACTTTTGGGCCAAAAGCGACCTTACAATTACAGTGTGATATTGAACTAGAACCTTTACGTACAGAAATCGTTTTAGGTTTAACTATTGGTATCATGAGCATGGCGAAAGCGATGACTGGTATTGAAGATTTAGCTGGTGATGTAGATTTAGATTTCCCAGAACCAGAAGGTTTTGACAAATATAAAAATAAGCTGAGCAGCACAATTCGCTTTAACCAACCACATTTAATTTCAAGTTTTGATAAAAAGTATTTAGGGCTTAAATTAGTTAATGCTGACCCTATCGCAAGTCAAGTTGCCATTAACCAATGTGAAGCTGAACTTTCTGCTTTGGGTGAACGCCGTCGTTTAGCAATGCGAGTTCGTGATATTTTAAGTAATTCTGAACAACATTACTTAAGCATAGAAAATGTAGCAGAATACCTACATATGTCAGATCGCACACTCAAGCGTCAACTAGCAGCAGAAGGAACTTCCTTTTCAACTTTGGTTGATGAAGTGCGTTATCGACATGCAACATCTCTGCTTTCCCGCACAGATTATAGTCTTGAACAAATTGCAGATGAACTTGGCTATTCGGACGTTGCAAATTTTAGCCGAGCTTTTAAACGCTGGAGCGGCCGCAGTCCGAGCAACTGGCGTAAAGACCCATACTTATAA
- the putP gene encoding sodium/proline symporter PutP gives MSYFDPTLIMFMVYIVAMVLIGLFAYRATSDFSDYILGGRSLGSFVTALSAGASDMSGWLLMGLPGAIYLSGLSEAWIAIGLIIGAWLNWLLVAGRLRVHTEIQNNALTLPDYFTSRFDDQKKVLRIFSAVIILVFFAIYCASGMVAGARLFENLFGMSYNTAIWLSAIATISYVCIGGFLAISWTDTFQAGLMIFALILTPIVTYLAIGDTTHFVTLIETARPHAFNLISDFGVVAVLSSMAWGLGYFGQPHILVRFMAADSVKSIPAARRIGMTWMILCLAGAVGAGFFGIAYFEQHPELAAVVSKNPETVFMELTKILFNPWIVGIILAAILAAVMSTLSCQLLVCSSALTEDLYKGFLRKNASQKELVWVGRVMVLVIAVLAIALAGNPDSKVLGLVAYAWAGFGAAFGPLIILSLFWKRMNLQGALAGMIVGAVVVIGWKNLFASTGVYEIIPGFILAFISIIVVSLLTKAPNTTVTGRFEEADKLYKESV, from the coding sequence ATGAGTTATTTTGATCCCACCCTCATCATGTTTATGGTGTACATCGTAGCAATGGTACTTATTGGCTTATTTGCCTACCGTGCTACAAGCGACTTCTCAGATTATATTCTCGGTGGTCGTAGTTTAGGCAGTTTCGTTACTGCGTTATCCGCAGGCGCATCAGACATGAGTGGTTGGCTACTCATGGGTTTACCAGGAGCAATTTATCTTTCTGGCCTATCTGAAGCGTGGATTGCAATTGGTCTTATTATCGGTGCTTGGCTTAACTGGCTACTGGTTGCTGGTCGATTACGCGTTCATACTGAAATTCAAAACAATGCATTAACTTTGCCAGATTATTTTACAAGCCGTTTTGATGACCAGAAAAAAGTACTTCGTATTTTCTCTGCTGTTATCATCTTGGTTTTCTTCGCTATTTACTGTGCTTCAGGCATGGTAGCGGGTGCCCGTTTATTTGAAAATTTATTCGGCATGTCTTACAACACAGCTATTTGGCTCAGTGCTATTGCAACCATCAGTTATGTTTGTATCGGTGGATTCTTAGCAATTAGCTGGACTGATACATTCCAAGCTGGATTGATGATTTTTGCCCTGATCTTAACACCAATCGTGACTTACCTTGCGATCGGGGACACAACTCATTTTGTTACCCTGATTGAAACTGCACGTCCGCATGCATTTAATCTCATCTCAGATTTTGGTGTGGTAGCAGTTTTATCCTCCATGGCATGGGGACTTGGTTACTTTGGTCAACCACACATCCTTGTACGTTTCATGGCAGCCGACTCAGTAAAATCTATTCCTGCTGCTCGTCGTATTGGTATGACTTGGATGATCTTGTGTTTAGCAGGTGCTGTGGGTGCTGGTTTCTTCGGTATTGCTTATTTTGAACAACATCCTGAATTAGCGGCAGTTGTTAGCAAAAACCCTGAAACTGTATTTATGGAATTGACTAAAATTTTATTCAATCCATGGATTGTGGGTATCATTTTGGCAGCAATTTTAGCTGCTGTTATGAGCACGTTAAGCTGTCAACTTCTAGTATGTTCAAGTGCCTTAACTGAAGATTTATACAAAGGTTTCCTTCGTAAAAATGCATCTCAAAAAGAACTTGTATGGGTTGGCCGTGTAATGGTTCTTGTCATTGCTGTTCTTGCTATTGCTCTTGCAGGGAACCCAGATAGTAAGGTTCTTGGCCTTGTTGCTTATGCATGGGCTGGCTTCGGTGCAGCGTTTGGTCCGCTTATCATCTTGTCATTGTTCTGGAAACGTATGAATTTACAAGGTGCCTTAGCAGGTATGATCGTTGGTGCGGTTGTGGTTATTGGCTGGAAAAATCTTTTCGCAAGCACAGGTGTTTACGAAATCATTCCGGGCTTTATCCTTGCATTTATCAGCATCATTGTAGTGAGTCTTTTAACTAAAGCGCCAAATACGACTGTAACTGGACGCTTTGAAGAAGCAGATAAACTCTACAAAGAAAGCGTATAA
- a CDS encoding NAD-dependent deacylase, which yields MTSMTKLVVFSGAGMSAESGISTFRDNNGLWENYDIKQVATPEAWQKNPALVQRFYNERRKNILESQPNSAHQYIAKLQDYFDVHVITQNIDDLHERAGSSNVLHLHGNIRLAKSSGPNAQFTTQFYDINGWELDLEHDLCPDGYPLRPHVVWFGEAVPAYEEAIRLVQSADTFIVIGSTLSVYPVAGLVHEISDQCKAYYIDPKADYGRVPQQYELLIMSATQGMHQLFENLTH from the coding sequence GTGACTTCTATGACAAAGCTTGTTGTATTCTCTGGCGCTGGTATGAGTGCTGAAAGTGGAATTAGCACCTTTCGTGACAATAATGGTCTATGGGAAAATTACGATATCAAACAAGTTGCCACACCTGAAGCATGGCAAAAGAACCCTGCTTTAGTTCAACGCTTTTACAATGAACGCCGTAAAAATATTTTAGAGTCTCAACCCAATTCAGCTCATCAATATATTGCCAAGTTACAAGATTATTTTGACGTACATGTTATTACTCAAAATATTGATGATTTGCATGAACGTGCGGGAAGTTCCAACGTTTTACATTTGCATGGCAATATTCGGTTAGCAAAAAGTTCTGGCCCCAATGCGCAATTTACAACTCAGTTTTATGACATTAACGGTTGGGAATTAGATTTAGAACATGACCTTTGCCCAGATGGTTATCCCCTTCGTCCACATGTTGTTTGGTTTGGCGAAGCCGTACCTGCTTATGAAGAAGCAATTAGATTAGTGCAAAGTGCAGATACTTTTATAGTCATTGGGTCCACATTAAGCGTATATCCAGTTGCGGGTCTAGTACATGAAATTTCAGATCAATGTAAAGCTTACTATATAGATCCCAAAGCAGATTATGGACGTGTTCCTCAACAATATGAATTGTTAATAATGTCAGCGACTCAAGGAATGCATCAACTTTTTGAGAATTTAACCCATTAA
- a CDS encoding Lrp/AsnC ligand binding domain-containing protein codes for MNGPLLSLDRTDLKILDILQTDGRISNSKLAELVNLSPTAVMARVQKLTKDEFILGYEAKLNPVNLNANFLVFVEVLLDKTTPNVLDEFIDAVVHYPEIVECHMVSGGFDFLIKLRSGSMEEFRRIAGQVLWQLPGVKETRSYPVMQVVKDTSKIKIKTKNK; via the coding sequence ATGAATGGCCCATTATTAAGCCTTGATCGCACTGATTTAAAAATTTTGGATATTCTTCAAACAGATGGGCGTATTTCGAACAGTAAATTAGCCGAGCTTGTGAATTTATCTCCTACTGCAGTGATGGCGCGAGTTCAAAAGCTGACAAAAGATGAATTCATCTTAGGATATGAGGCTAAGTTAAACCCTGTTAATTTAAATGCCAATTTTCTAGTGTTTGTTGAAGTATTACTGGATAAAACCACACCTAATGTTCTAGATGAGTTTATTGATGCTGTGGTTCACTATCCGGAAATTGTTGAATGTCATATGGTGAGTGGAGGATTTGATTTTTTAATTAAATTACGAAGTGGCAGTATGGAAGAGTTTAGACGTATTGCGGGGCAGGTGTTATGGCAGTTACCGGGAGTGAAAGAAACTCGGAGTTATCCAGTAATGCAGGTAGTGAAAGATACTTCAAAAATTAAAATTAAAACCAAAAATAAATAA
- a CDS encoding GrpB family protein → MVFLEPEQYQQRCAQLFNSYHKDISTLLPFAQIEHIGSSAIPNAISKGDLDIYVEVMPDQFEFAIAQLKTLNFVEKQNTLRTDELCMLESLNNDNVAFQIVVTDSVFTFFLTFRNKLMASPTLVNEYNQLKSKCSHLDHDQYRAVKSDFINRVLKHP, encoded by the coding sequence ATGGTCTTTTTAGAACCAGAACAATATCAACAAAGATGTGCTCAACTTTTTAATTCATATCACAAAGATATTTCCACACTTCTACCATTTGCCCAAATTGAGCATATTGGCTCATCTGCCATACCGAATGCTATTTCAAAAGGTGATCTAGATATTTACGTTGAAGTTATGCCTGATCAATTTGAATTCGCAATAGCGCAGTTAAAAACACTTAATTTTGTAGAGAAGCAAAATACGCTAAGAACAGATGAGCTCTGTATGCTCGAATCACTCAACAACGATAATGTGGCATTTCAAATTGTAGTAACGGATTCAGTATTCACATTTTTCTTAACATTTAGAAATAAGCTTATGGCTTCTCCAACTCTAGTCAATGAATATAACCAATTAAAATCAAAGTGTAGCCATTTAGACCACGATCAATATAGAGCAGTAAAATCAGATTTTATTAATCGTGTTTTGAAGCATCCTTAA
- a CDS encoding phosphodiester glycosidase family protein → MKWVIWCLTIYGLLIQSVYAIEHQQIKTAESDQYDVLSISNLKQLRLFLKNSNNQQYYKSFNNVQDQLKQCERLSFAMNAGMFHPGFSPVGLYVEQDKVIQPLNENKGLGNFFLQPNGVLAWNKKQAFILTTQQYSQRDFNVEYATQSGPMLVINGKINSLFLPDSQSNKIRNGVGIRNNKLYFVISKNSVSFYNFAQFFQRNLKVEQALYLDGSISSLYVQKTKRNDQLFEMGPIVGWVDQTACRLK, encoded by the coding sequence ATGAAATGGGTGATCTGGTGTTTAACAATATATGGGCTTTTGATTCAGTCTGTCTACGCGATAGAACACCAGCAAATTAAAACCGCAGAAAGTGACCAATATGATGTGCTTTCAATTAGCAATTTAAAACAGTTGCGCTTGTTCCTTAAAAATTCTAATAATCAACAGTATTACAAAAGCTTTAATAATGTTCAGGACCAATTAAAACAATGTGAGCGACTTTCTTTCGCAATGAATGCAGGGATGTTTCATCCCGGATTTTCTCCAGTAGGACTCTATGTTGAACAAGATAAGGTGATTCAACCATTAAATGAAAATAAAGGATTGGGAAATTTCTTTTTACAGCCTAATGGTGTGCTAGCTTGGAATAAAAAACAGGCCTTTATTTTAACAACACAGCAATATAGCCAACGGGATTTTAACGTTGAGTATGCGACACAATCTGGCCCGATGTTAGTAATTAATGGAAAGATAAATTCCCTTTTTTTACCAGATTCTCAATCAAATAAAATTCGTAATGGTGTCGGTATTCGAAATAATAAATTGTATTTTGTAATATCGAAGAATAGCGTGAGTTTCTACAACTTTGCTCAGTTCTTTCAAAGGAATCTTAAGGTAGAGCAGGCTTTATATCTTGATGGTTCTATTTCTAGTTTATATGTTCAAAAGACAAAGCGTAATGATCAACTATTTGAAATGGGCCCAATTGTTGGGTGGGTCGACCAGACAGCTTGTCGATTAAAGTGA
- the gcvH gene encoding glycine cleavage system protein GcvH → MNHPSELKYARTHEWVKIEGDLVITGITDHAQDELGDLVYVETPEVGSKVTAGEQAGVVESVKTASDIHAPVSGTVVEVNTDLEDDPDFVNDDPYGKGWIYKIKPDNIADVEKLLTNAEYEAGL, encoded by the coding sequence ATGAACCATCCTTCGGAACTGAAGTATGCACGTACACATGAGTGGGTAAAGATTGAGGGTGATCTTGTTATTACAGGGATTACTGATCATGCACAAGATGAACTTGGCGATTTGGTTTACGTTGAAACTCCAGAAGTTGGGAGTAAAGTTACTGCTGGCGAACAAGCTGGTGTGGTTGAGTCAGTAAAAACTGCTTCTGACATCCATGCGCCTGTTTCAGGCACTGTAGTAGAAGTAAATACTGACCTTGAAGATGATCCTGATTTTGTAAATGATGATCCGTATGGTAAGGGTTGGATTTATAAAATCAAACCAGACAACATTGCAGATGTTGAAAAACTTTTAACAAATGCAGAATATGAAGCTGGCTTATAA